The following proteins are co-located in the Acidobacteriota bacterium genome:
- a CDS encoding TraR/DksA family transcriptional regulator: MLGSAFAGGGDPAQGGKAMRKRELERYRKKLLQARQELLEQTTRMRGEGRQTLPEGGEDYVDDAVTHYTREFLLSLSQLELKRLVLVEEALRRIRDGEYGLCLNCGEKIGTKRLDAIPWARYCVTCQEMAEREEFADTYHVRDLAEEVITDEEEVVEAAEEGEEEEAAVPAAPLGDRDEEIDEDLESEEVEELEEED; encoded by the coding sequence ATGTTAGGTTCCGCGTTCGCCGGTGGGGGCGACCCCGCACAGGGTGGAAAGGCGATGCGCAAGCGCGAACTGGAACGCTATCGGAAGAAGCTCCTTCAAGCGCGGCAGGAGCTGCTCGAGCAGACGACCCGGATGCGGGGTGAAGGAAGGCAGACCCTCCCCGAGGGAGGAGAGGACTACGTCGACGACGCCGTCACCCACTACACGAGGGAGTTCCTGCTCTCGCTCAGCCAGCTCGAGCTGAAACGGCTGGTGCTCGTCGAGGAGGCACTGCGCCGCATCCGGGACGGCGAGTACGGCCTTTGCCTCAACTGCGGCGAGAAGATCGGGACCAAGCGTCTCGACGCGATCCCGTGGGCACGCTACTGCGTGACCTGCCAGGAGATGGCCGAACGCGAGGAGTTCGCCGACACCTACCACGTCCGCGATCTCGCCGAGGAGGTGATCACGGACGAGGAGGAGGTCGTCGAGGCGGCGGAAGAGGGCGAGGAGGAGGAGGCCGCCGTTCCGGCTGCCCCGTTGGGCGACAGGGACGAAGAGATCGATGAGGATCTGGAGAGCGAGGAGGTCGAGGAGCTGGAGGAGGAGGACTGA
- a CDS encoding class I SAM-dependent rRNA methyltransferase: MKRDPLAVVDGRGARRGRRGHPWIYRDNVVEVRAAHGDAVRVVDRSGRAVCLAAYSARSKIALRRIGWGEEAPADADGAVDLLLRAARRRGPPPSGGCRRLVHADADALPGLTLDWYAGHLVAQATTPWADRLLRERGREIAARLGAASLLHRGDAPARALEGLPREVEALVPGTPEVLVAEEGGCERFVAPWTGHKTGLYLDQQENHRAAPSWLGGEVLDLFCGEGGFALPLAAGGARVLAIDRNAEGLERAARAAERAGLAGRVTFRCEEAFDALARLEAEGARFDAIVLDPPPFARRRGERAGGTRGYRDLHRRALRLLRPGGRLLTFCCSFHVSAERFEEAVRAGAEEAAAALEVAGRLEAASDHPVRLELPESRYLKGLHLVRRDGASAAGGG; encoded by the coding sequence ATGAAGAGAGACCCCCTCGCCGTCGTCGACGGGCGCGGTGCCCGCCGCGGGCGCCGGGGCCATCCCTGGATCTACCGCGACAACGTGGTCGAAGTCCGGGCCGCCCATGGCGATGCGGTGAGGGTGGTCGACCGTTCCGGACGCGCCGTCTGCCTGGCCGCGTACTCGGCCCGTTCGAAGATCGCGCTGCGGCGCATCGGTTGGGGGGAGGAAGCGCCCGCGGATGCCGACGGGGCCGTCGATCTCCTCCTCCGCGCCGCCCGGCGCCGGGGTCCCCCGCCCAGCGGCGGGTGCCGCCGCCTCGTCCACGCCGACGCCGACGCGCTTCCCGGTTTGACGCTCGACTGGTACGCCGGGCATCTGGTCGCCCAGGCGACGACGCCGTGGGCCGACCGCCTCCTCCGCGAGCGCGGGCGCGAGATCGCGGCGCGCCTCGGGGCGGCGAGCCTCCTCCACCGGGGCGACGCGCCGGCTCGGGCGCTGGAAGGGCTTCCGCGCGAAGTCGAAGCCCTGGTGCCGGGCACGCCCGAGGTGCTGGTCGCCGAGGAAGGGGGATGCGAGCGTTTCGTGGCGCCGTGGACGGGGCACAAGACCGGCCTCTACCTCGACCAGCAGGAGAACCACCGGGCGGCCCCGTCGTGGCTGGGCGGGGAGGTGCTCGACCTGTTCTGCGGCGAGGGAGGCTTCGCCCTCCCGCTGGCCGCGGGCGGGGCGCGAGTGCTGGCGATCGACCGGAACGCGGAGGGACTCGAACGCGCCGCGAGGGCGGCCGAGCGGGCCGGGCTGGCCGGTCGGGTGACGTTCCGCTGCGAGGAGGCGTTCGACGCCCTCGCACGGCTCGAGGCGGAGGGCGCGCGGTTCGACGCGATCGTCCTCGATCCGCCCCCGTTCGCCCGGCGCCGCGGCGAGCGTGCCGGCGGAACGCGTGGATACCGTGATCTGCACCGGCGCGCCCTCCGACTCCTCCGGCCGGGAGGGCGGCTCCTGACCTTCTGTTGCTCGTTCCACGTTTCGGCCGAGCGGTTCGAGGAGGCGGTGCGCGCGGGGGCCGAGGAGGCGGCGGCCGCTCTCGAGGTGGCCGGCCGGCTCGAGGCGGCGAGCGACCACCCCGTCCGGCTCGAGCTGCCGGAGAGCCGGTACCTCAAAGGGCTGCACCTCGTGCGGCGCGACGGCGCGAGCGCCGCCGGCGGCGGATGA